TTGAGCCCGGCCATGTCGATCTCGTTGTCGAAGTGGCCGATGTTGCCCACGATCGCCTTGTCCTTCATCTGCTGCATGTGCTCCACGGTGATGATTCCCTTGTTCCCCGTGGCGGTGATGAAGATGTCGGCCGTCGCGACCACGTCGTCGAGCGTTGTCACCTGGTACCCTTCCATCGCCGCCTGCAAGGCGCAGATGGGGTCGATCTCGGTGATGACCACGCGCGCCCCCTGCCCCTTGAGCGCCTGGGCGCATCCCTTCCCTACATCGCCGTAGCCGCAGACCACCGCCACCTTCCCGGCCAGCATTACGTCGCTGGCGCGGAGGATCCCGTCGGTGAGCGAGTGGCGGCAGCCGTACAGGTTGTCGAACTTGGACTTGGTCACCGAGTCGTTGACGTTGATGGCCGGGAAGAGGAGCGTCCCCGCCTGCATCATCTCGTACAGGCGGTGCACGCCCGTCGTCGTCTCCTCGGTTACGCCCTTGATGTCGGCGGCCACCTTGGTCCAGCGCCCGGGGTTCCTCACCAGCTCCGCACGCAGGAGGTCGAGGATCACTCCCCATTCCTCGGAATCCTGCTCGGCGTTGAACGCCGGCACCGCACCCGCCTTCTCGTACTCCACTCCCTTGTGGATGAGGAGCGTCGCGTCGCCGCCATCATCGAGGAGCATGTTGGGGCCGGCGCCGTCGGGCCACATCAGCGCCTGCTCGGTGCACCACCAGTACTCCTCCAGCGTCTCCCCCTTCCAGGCGTAGACCGGGACGCCGGTCGGGTTGTCGACCGTCCCGTTGCGCCCGACGACCACCGCCGCCGCCGCATGGTCCTGGGTGGAGAAGATGTTGCACGACACCCAGCGCACGTCGGCGCCGAGGTCCACGAGCGTCTCGATCAGGACCGCCGTCTGCACCGTCATGTGCAGCGACCCCATGA
The window above is part of the Gemmatimonadetes bacterium SCN 70-22 genome. Proteins encoded here:
- a CDS encoding adenosylhomocysteinase, giving the protein MQQSLGTPSPLDRPAFKVKDLSLAEWGRKEIRLAEHEMPGLMAIREEQKGKFPLKGARIMGSLHMTVQTAVLIETLVDLGADVRWVSCNIFSTQDHAAAAVVVGRNGTVDNPTGVPVYAWKGETLEEYWWCTEQALMWPDGAGPNMLLDDGGDATLLIHKGVEYEKAGAVPAFNAEQDSEEWGVILDLLRAELVRNPGRWTKVAADIKGVTEETTTGVHRLYEMMQAGTLLFPAINVNDSVTKSKFDNLYGCRHSLTDGILRASDVMLAGKVAVVCGYGDVGKGCAQALKGQGARVVITEIDPICALQAAMEGYQVTTLDDVVATADIFITATGNKGIITVEHMQQMKDKAIVGNIGHFDNEIDMAGLKKHGITRINIKPQFDEFVFPDGHSVLVLAEGRLLNLGCATGHPSFVMSASFSNQVIAQMELFGNTARYEKKVYVLPKHLDEKVARLHLDKLGVKLTTLTPDQAAYIGVKVEGPYKAEHYRY